The genome window TCCGGAGCGGCGGGTGACGGGTGGCGCGGCCGAGCTGGGCGTGCCGCACGGGACGACGATCGTGGCGTGCACGTTCGCGGGCGGTGTGCTGATCGCGGGTGACCGGCGGGCGACGTCGGGGAACCTGATCGCGAGCCGCGACATCGAGAAGGTGCACGTCACCGACGAGTACTCGGCCGTGGGCATCGCGGGCACGGCGGGGCTGGCCGTGGAGATGGTACGGCTGTACGCCGTGGAGCTGGCGCACTACGAGAAGATCGAGGGCGTTTCGCTGTCGCTGGACGGCAAGACGAACAAGCTGGCCGGCATGGTCAAGGCGAACCTCGAGATGGCGATGGCCGGGCTGGCGGCCATCCCGCTGTTCGTCGGCTACGACCTGGAGGCCGAGGACGCCAAGCACGCGGGCCGGATCGTCTCGTACGACGCCGCGGGCGGCCGCTACGAGGAGAACGGCGGCTACGCGGGCATCGGGTCGGGTTCGCTGTTCGCGAAATCGGCGCTGAAGAAGCTGCACGACCCGGACGCCGACGTCGAAGGCGCGATCCGGGTGGCGGTCGAGGCGCTGTACGACGCGGCGGACGACGACACCGCGTCCGGCGGGCCGGACCTCGTGCGGCGGATCTTCCCGAGCGTCGTGACGATCACCGCGGAGCACGGCGCCGTGCAGCTGCCGGAGTCCGAGACCGCGGCGGTCGCGGAGGCCGTGGTGGCCGGGCGGACCGAGCGCCAGCAGCGCCGGCTTTCCTGACGCGGGGCCGGACCAGTGAACGTTGGAACACCTGAGAACCTGGAGCGCACACCGTGACGATGCCGTTGTATGCCTCTCCCGAGCAGCTGATGCGGGAGCGTTCCGAGCTGGCGCGCAAGGGCATCGCGCGCGGCCGGAGCGTGGTGGTGCTGAAGTACGCGGGCGGCGTGCTCTTCGTGGCGGAGAACCCGTCGGCGACGTTGCACAAGGTGTCCGAGATCTACGACCGCATCGGTTTCGCCGCGGTCGGGCGCTACAGCGAGTTCGAGAACCTGCGCGTCGCGGGCATCCGCCACGCGGACCTCAAGGGCTACCAGTACGACCGGCGTGACGTGAGCGCGCGAGCGCTGGCGAACGCCTACGCGGCGACGCTGGGCAGCATCTTCACCGAGCAGCTGAAGCCGTTCGAGGTCGAGGTCTGCGTCGCGGAGGTCGGCGCGAGCTCGGCGGAGGACCAGCTGTACCGGCTGACCTACGACGGCTCGATCTTCGACGAGCCGCAGTACGTGGTCATGGGCGGGCAGAACGAGAAGATCGCGGCGAAGCTGAAGGAAACCTTCGAGGACGGCCTGGACCTGCAGGGGGCGCTGAGCCTGGCGGTGGCCGCACTGCGGGCCCCGGCCCAGCCCTCGACGTCCTCGTCCTCGTCGTCTTCTTCTTCGTCCGGGTCGGCTTCGAACGCGGCCTCTTCGAACGGCACGAGCGAAGACCCGCCGATCAAGCTGGAGGTGGCGGTCCTGGACCGCGACCGCCCGCGCCGCGCGTTCCGCCGCCTGACGGGCGCGGCGCTCGACGCGCTGCTCCCGGTCCCGGACCCGGTGGGCGAAGAGCCGGAGGCGAAGCCGGAAGGCGAGTGAGTTCCTGAGCGAACGGGGGCGTGGCCGCGGCCACGCCCCCGTTTCGCGTTCAGCGGCGGGCGAAAGCGAGCAGGTGGGCGCTGACGTCGATGAGCGCCGGGTCCCGCTCGGCGATCCGGGCCGCGCGCAGGGCGGGCTCGGCCAAGCCGGCGAACCGGGCGAGTCCCGCCACGTCGAGTGCGGGCCAGGCGGGGCCTTCGACTCCGAAGACGGTGGTGCCGGTGAAGCCCGCGTCCGCGACTTCGCCGTGGAGCCCGGCGGCGGTGTGCCAGTGGGTGGGGACGAATCCGGCGTGGCCGTCGTACGCACCGGTGGCGATGACCTCCCGGATCGACGCCTCGCGGTCCGCCGTGAGCGTGCCCGTGGTGGCGGTTTCCAGCAGGGACAGGTAGCGGCTGATGCCCGCGGCCGCGAGGAGGCCGCCCGGGCGCAGCACCCGGCGGGCCTCGGCGAGGGCCCGGGCGCGGTCCGCGTCCTCGACGAGGTGGTAGAGCGGCCCGAGGAGCAGCACGGCGTCGCAGTGGGAACTCGCCACGGGCAGCGCGCGGGCGTCGGCGATCCCGGCGGTGACGCCCGGGTGACGACCCGCCTGGCCGGCGTGGGACGGCACCGGGTCGAGCAGGTGCACCTCGTGCCCGTCGGCGGCGAGCCAGGCCGCGTGGACGCCGGTGCCACCCCCGACGTCGAGCACCCGGGCGCGCGGGGGCAGGAAGCGCCGGATCAGCTCGCGCGTGCGCAGGAACTCGAGCCTGCCGTGCGGGGTTCGGGTGAGGCGGGTGTCTTCGGCGGGGCCGGTGGCGTAGTGCGTCGCGAGGTCCATGCTCCAGGGTCTCCGGCGGCGCAACCGGCTTTCAGGACGCCGCGGGCGAGGCCCGGAAGTTCTGGTCGGCGAACGCCAGCAGGTACGGCAGCGTCGCCCGGGCCGTGTGCCAGGTGTGGTTGAAGCCGCGCTCGGCGTGCACCACCGCCTCCTGGCCGCGGGCCCGCAGCGCGTCCGCGATCCGGCGGGCGGTCGTCACGTCGGTCGGCGCGCCCGTGCCGACCGCGAGCATCACCGAGATCGGCGCCGTGAACTTCATGGTCGGCAGGTACCGGCGCGGGGTGTTGGCGGCGATGGCGGCCTGGTTGCCGCCCAGGATGCCGACCGAGTCGTTGAGGTCGTCGTAGGGCAGCGCGATGACCAGGGTCGCGAACTCGCCGACGTGGTGCAGCCCGATGTTCAGGGCGCCGAAGCCGCCACCGGACATGCCGCCCAGCGCCCGGTGGCCGCGGTCGGCGAGGGTGCGGTAGTGCCGGTCGACGGCCGGGACGACGGTCGCCGTCAGGTACGTCTCCAGCTGGGGGCCGCCGGGGACGTCGAGGCACTCCCAGTCGGTGCTGGGGTTGCCGGCGGTCAGGTCGACGCTCACCACGATCATCGGGGCGATCACGCCGGCCTGCTGCAGCGCCAGGAGCGTGCCGGGCGCGTCGCCCGAGGTCAGCCAGTCGCGGGGACCGCCGAACGGGTAGCCGTGGATGAGGTAGACGACCGGGTAGCGGCGGGCGGTGTCCTGGTCGTAGCCGGGCGGCAGGACGACGTAGTTGCTGCCCGACGGGACGCCGTGCGCGGGGTCGGGCACGTTCAGCACGTCGACGCGCTGGCCGCCGGCCGTGGCCGGGGCGCTGGGCCGCGGCGCGGACGGGGCCTCCTTGCCGTCGTCGAGCAGGCGCCCGGCCAGGTTCACCGGGCCGGGGCCCTTCTGGAGCAGGCGGGCGAGGTCGTCGCCGGTGCGGACGTACCCGACGTAGCTGTTCAGGGCAGTGACCGCCGCGAGCAGCAAAAGCACGCCGAACGCGGTGAACCCCCAGCGCCGGACGCGGCGGCGGTACCAGAGCGCGACGACGACCGCGAGGACGGCGACGGCGGCCGAGGCGATGGAGAGCCAGATGAGCGGTGACTCGAGCGGGCCCAGGTCGCGGGCCCGCGCGGTCACGTCACCCGGCAGCACCGGGTCGGCGGCGACCCCGTGGAAGACGCGCGCCACCCCGTGCCCGTCCATCGTCTCCCCGCTCGTCCCCTGGCCGCGGGCATGATCGCCCGCATCTCCCTCGCGAAGCTAGCCAGTGGTCCCTGTGGGTTCGTTGAGAGAAGGTAAAGCGCCGTCAAGGACGGTAGATGGTGAGCGCGCTGGGGCAGGAGCGGAAGCGGAACCGGTTGCCGAGCGGGCCGACCTCGCCGTCGGTGGCGACGCGGCGGTGGCCGTCGAGCAGCTCGACGTCCAGCTCGGGCAGGTCGAGCTCCTGGTAGACGTGGCTGGCGGCGAGGGTGCGGGTGAGCATCGCGGCCAGGAACCGGGCGCGGGAGTAGGGCAGGTCGGCGCGCAGGTAGCGGATGTCCAGCAGGCCCGTGTCGAGCGCGGGCCGACGGCTGGGGGCGAACCCCTTCGGCGCGTACGTGCCGTTGCCGACGAACAGCAGCCACACCTGGGTGAGCTTGCCGTTGAGCCGGACGGTCAGCGGCTTGGCGTGCCGCAGCGTCCTGGCCAGCGCGATCGCCGCCGAGGGCCACTTGGGGTGCTTCTCCTGG of Amycolatopsis solani contains these proteins:
- the prcA gene encoding proteasome subunit alpha, which translates into the protein MTMPLYASPEQLMRERSELARKGIARGRSVVVLKYAGGVLFVAENPSATLHKVSEIYDRIGFAAVGRYSEFENLRVAGIRHADLKGYQYDRRDVSARALANAYAATLGSIFTEQLKPFEVEVCVAEVGASSAEDQLYRLTYDGSIFDEPQYVVMGGQNEKIAAKLKETFEDGLDLQGALSLAVAALRAPAQPSTSSSSSSSSSSGSASNAASSNGTSEDPPIKLEVAVLDRDRPRRAFRRLTGAALDALLPVPDPVGEEPEAKPEGE
- a CDS encoding alpha/beta hydrolase, with product MDGHGVARVFHGVAADPVLPGDVTARARDLGPLESPLIWLSIASAAVAVLAVVVALWYRRRVRRWGFTAFGVLLLLAAVTALNSYVGYVRTGDDLARLLQKGPGPVNLAGRLLDDGKEAPSAPRPSAPATAGGQRVDVLNVPDPAHGVPSGSNYVVLPPGYDQDTARRYPVVYLIHGYPFGGPRDWLTSGDAPGTLLALQQAGVIAPMIVVSVDLTAGNPSTDWECLDVPGGPQLETYLTATVVPAVDRHYRTLADRGHRALGGMSGGGFGALNIGLHHVGEFATLVIALPYDDLNDSVGILGGNQAAIAANTPRRYLPTMKFTAPISVMLAVGTGAPTDVTTARRIADALRARGQEAVVHAERGFNHTWHTARATLPYLLAFADQNFRASPAAS
- the prcB gene encoding proteasome subunit beta, with protein sequence MDNTRGISGPALPAAYFSSATSSFSDFLRVQAPELLPERRVTGGAAELGVPHGTTIVACTFAGGVLIAGDRRATSGNLIASRDIEKVHVTDEYSAVGIAGTAGLAVEMVRLYAVELAHYEKIEGVSLSLDGKTNKLAGMVKANLEMAMAGLAAIPLFVGYDLEAEDAKHAGRIVSYDAAGGRYEENGGYAGIGSGSLFAKSALKKLHDPDADVEGAIRVAVEALYDAADDDTASGGPDLVRRIFPSVVTITAEHGAVQLPESETAAVAEAVVAGRTERQQRRLS
- a CDS encoding class I SAM-dependent methyltransferase — translated: MDLATHYATGPAEDTRLTRTPHGRLEFLRTRELIRRFLPPRARVLDVGGGTGVHAAWLAADGHEVHLLDPVPSHAGQAGRHPGVTAGIADARALPVASSHCDAVLLLGPLYHLVEDADRARALAEARRVLRPGGLLAAAGISRYLSLLETATTGTLTADREASIREVIATGAYDGHAGFVPTHWHTAAGLHGEVADAGFTGTTVFGVEGPAWPALDVAGLARFAGLAEPALRAARIAERDPALIDVSAHLLAFARR